TGTTAAAAATGACGAGGGTGCGTCATATCGACTGCGAGGACTCAATCTCCGTCCCGCATTAGTTCCATCGATAACGATACGTCTCGAACATACATACATCGTGGTAGACGTATGCGCACCGGTTTAATCATTACATAAGTGCATCACGAAATGCTGGTCGCTATCTCTTTGTGAACGAGGGGATAATCGCTCCAATTAAGCCGCTTTCCCACGGATTCCACGTGCATGCATGCGTGCGTATGAACGTGCATGCGTGCATGCATGCGTCCCCCGCTCGGGAGGCTCCGTGCCGCGCGATCGATACCAATACAATATTCCGAAATACATATTGTATATCGATATCGAATAATTCCGCGGGACCTTTTATCGGCTGTTTAATAAACGTGTCGAGTTTTACCATTAATCTTCATTTGCCGAGTCTCACAGCAACGATCGAAGTTGAAGCGTGTTATTTTTGGGTTATTTCGTTGATGAGCAGGCCGGGACGGGGTAAAGATTGCATTCGCCTGGCGCGCGATAATGACCGAGGAAAAATCTGTGAAAACAAATCGACGCGTCCATAAAGCTCACGGCGTATCTCGCGCCGATATATCggattttcgttttttttttttatctttcttttttatatacaggtataaaaaatattacattccgCTCGCCGACAGTATTGGTTATTAAACGCTTTCGAATGAATACTGCATGAGCGCGCCGTGCTCGAGAATATACCCCTGTGTGTTATATCCATTCACTCCCTTGCGGATAGATACAGGCACACACTCGAGCACGATCTGCGACTggcgttaaataattttttgcttttcgcAAAGTGAAAAATGTGATATCCGCAAAAAGTAATCCGCTTGTCCGAACGGTAATCGGATAAACCGTTTAGATCGAACATACACTCAATTGCAAAAGTCTGTGAAACCtaagaaaaatgtgaaaaaagtgCTGGGACTCGTCACCGGTGGCGATCGGTTTCTATTTGGATTTTCGCGAAGGATACACCCTCGACAATGTAAGAGTggaaaatgagagaaaagaGAGCACGGACAGACGGCGTATGCTAAGAACACGGCCACGGTCTAAATATACAGAGCTGACGAATGATCTCGGCGAATCTGTGATTCGTTTTTCTCCCGTTTATTCTCGCGTGCAACGTCGACCGTTTAGCGCGACAACGAGCCGGATCGTTGCTTCACCTTTTTCGCTTATCCTTCCACGAAGGCGTTCTTTcgcaattaagaaaattaacaaGACGACTACGCGCCTCTAGAAAATATACAAGGGCACAGAGACCGCAAAGCAAACGCAAAGCAATCCACCGCATTTCTCTAGATGTTTAAAAGAaagcagaaaaattatttcttctaattattttatgctttttttatcaatagtaATACAAATcatcataattttgcaattatcgagtctatctaaaaatataaagatcttaacaaattaaatttttggtctcaaatagATAAGATATTATCTctttcaatcattttatttatttaattattgaatagtTTTGCAAGACTTTTTTTTGGTTCGctgatttcaaataaattttgaccATAAAAAGATTGTCTTTAAACAAAGTCGTCaatgaaagatttaattaatcaaataaaacaatacaaaGAATCAGtgagaagaaatatataagattatttttaattattctcgtTAGAATAAATGCGCAAATTCTGACACCGTTTGTATCTTCAAGCTTATTAAGTGTAATGTTCGTTATTGTTGAAATTGCACAAGTTAATATTACTAAACGGAATCGTGACAGAGAAGTGGGAAAACTCATAATCTTCTCTGTTTCAAGTACTTAACTCCATGTCTCGAAGTTTGTAAGATTTGTACTCGCGCTATTCTCTCACACAAACACGTGTCCAGACTTCCCGTTTACCGCGGAAAAGTTCAAAATTACCTTTCGCGAGGTATTACCTGCACTGTTCATTCGTCATTCTCAACCTGTCGTCTAGACCGTGACTGTTCCAACTAATTTGGTCCGCGCATTTCTTTCCGCAGAGTCAGCAAGCGCTGAGAAAAGCCTAAAGCTCTGTTTGTTTTTGTTCTTTCGAAgcattttcaatttgttttcttaaatCAGAACTTAAATTCGAACAAACCAGTTCCTTTTAGCTTACGTCCATTCTGGTCGCTCTTGTGCACGAGTAAAATAGATTAGTGAATTGAAAACGCTACATTCATGAATAATTCTATTGTAtattcattttaaattaatcatcacaatattaatttatatataattgtagtaaagataataaaaaattcttatttaaggcatttttaaaattaaaaaacttcgcaaatactattataaaacattgctctggctatcttttatttaagtttctttaaatttataataatttcataacatTTTGCATATTGTTCGTAATAAATGTCTATTAAATAAGCCGATCATGCTAAGGTTGAAGTGACATACTAAACGTATGAGGCAATACCGATGGTGAAAAGCGATTGTTTACCCAAAGATTAGAACTATACTCGAGAGAACACACATTATTTGCTAAGCTAATGAGTAGTTTCCACCTTGTTCGGCAATCAGGCGAACAAAGGACTTCCGGTCACGTCGACCGACCGTTGAGGACTCTGCCACCGTCTAGTTTGGACTCCTTCACGCGACAACTTCGCTAACAGTTGCGGCGACGCTATGCAAACAGCTGCATTTCTCTCGCTTTTGTATGTGAGGACGTTATGAGATACGTTAGGAGAATTAACAGCGTATACGCGATATAACAGATAATAACAACTGTAATAGACGCATTTAGTAAAgaacataatatttctttatgtaaaaagaaggtttgaatttttattacaaggCTTGCTTCGTCTTTTCTGTGTCtctaatttcttaaatattatcctctttttccttctcgcaaaaatgttaaaaatttctgttatCCAGTCTCTGATTAATAGTTTCTGCAGCGGAAAAGTGTAATCTTCTAACGCAactgtgtaattttattatcatttatgaataattgcGCACACTTAAAAGATCGTTCAAAGCTACGAAAAATCCAGCGATAAATTTCCCTCTGTGATATCCTGTTTCCGAACTAATGATACAACAAGAGCAAGATATTAATGATCTCGGATCCGAAGCAAACATATATGGATTTTTCCGGGCAAACGTATATCGGCACGAATGAAAGAGTTTCTCTCAAAGACAGATAACGAGGTAGCGAAAATAACGATATGCGTGAAGCGGAGGCGTGCAATTTCCTAATGTGGCCATTTCGCCGGCAGCTGAAAACATCTTTGATTATTCGCGTAATAAGCGAACGTGCCGGCTCAAGTGCTAATGGGCGCGCGATAATCATCCGAACGCAACTAAGAACACGAAAGACCCGGTACTTCAGCATGCTATGCAGCTTTACTCTTTCGCGGGATTTTCCGCGCTATTCCCCCTTTTTATTCCACAACGACCGCAACCTACCTTGTTCGAGGGTGGGGCGGGTAACAAAGTACGTTAATGGCGCGATGCTGATTAAAGGTTTTAATCCTGACGTTCGTAACTCCGATCGCGCCGGTTTGCGTTCGAAGAGGCGAAAATAAAACGCCATATTCTTTGTTGGCGACCGACTGCCGAGCTTGTCGTTCATTAAAGTCAATCTTTAGAAGACTCGCCCGTCTGTGTTGCCGTCCGACCTTTGGTCGCGCGAGAGAACATGGAAATGCATACTGCACTCGCGGGACCGAACCTTCTCGGCATCGGAAAAAGAACGTTtcgtatttcttatttttacagaagATAGCGCGGTATTCCGCGGAAAATGCGCAGTAAGTATCCTTGCTGTCTCGATAGATCCAAAGAGAGAagctgaaaatatatatcgcttAAGGGAGTACTACGAAATCGAATAAGGATACGTCGACATCGCCGACGAGCGACATTCTCTACGCGATCATAATGCTTCGAAACAATAGATAAGATATTCTTTCAAATAGTTTCAAAATAGCAAGTTTCTTCAAATacctgaaatttttaatattataataacattgatTCCTTCTGGTTATcataagaattaataaaaattaaaaaactgctgttttgtcaaataaattaaattaataaattaattaactcgaCAAGAACTTTAAcccaaattattttttgtagataaaacTGAATTGAAGTTCTTGAAGCCACTATAAAATCTAGATAAAAGTTTAGTTTTTACTTGCAGTCTCTCAAGTAAATTGCAAGATACCGACGTACTTTACGacgtacttttttttctaatttagataaataaacgCGAAAACGAGCGACAAGTCCCACGAATACTTGGTGCAGCTCTCGGAAATCTGTCACGTTTACGTAATTTCCGGTCGAGTTAAAAGAAGTTTCAACGATTCGTTTCCCGAAGGTGTGTGCTTTAACGACGCTTCGATAAGAACACGCTGATGGAACAATTTTGCAACGAGCACTTCGGGACCTAGGTATAAAACGTACTTCCACATAGTAAAGCGCCGTATTTCTCTCAAACGCGGCGAACATGAACCGACTTCTTCTCTTTATGTTGTTAACATCCATCGTTTTGGCCACCGAGTCATATATCAATCAGGACAAGAAGGTACGAAGAATCGACTTAATCTTGCCGACTAGACGCAAAGTGAACACTATAGTATTACACCGTGATTACGTGTTAATTTCACTTGATCGTTGCCGTTTAGGGAAAACCGGACATTCGAATGATCGAATTAGTAGACAACAACTCCAACAAAGAATCCGTGAGTTAATCGATTATGTTATTCATAATCTTgtacaaaattgcaaatctcTAACTTTTAACCGTAATTTTGTCAACATcgcaatttattcttatttatttctgtgtatattttaaataatatatcgttTATAATACGACAATCCTGACAGACTAAAGAGGGTCTAAAATTTAGACCAAAAcgtttctgtaaaattattctttgataatttataataaatttgacattcGTGCTTCATAGCTTTTCTCacagcttttttttttggtgcttctttttgttatcatttaaataaatacatatttttttaaacagaacGAAATTCTACACGTACCAGACCGACAAAGAAGGGCAGTCTATAGTCAGGAGAGAAACGATTTGTGCACAAAGGACGAGGATTGCGGTCTAGAAGCGGTCTGCTTCGCACGTCTGATTTGCGGTATGTGACACAAGACTTCCGAAAATTCCAATCATAcactttgaaaaaatattatgagtCAAACATATTTTTGCGCAGTGATGGGAACATGGCGAACTTTGAATTCTCTAGAAACGAACACTGCCAATTAAAAACCGGACGATGCGGTGGGAGATAACGATGACCGCACCTCTGTATACGACGACAGTATgccgataaaatttttgtagagTAACCCCTCGCGAACAATAAACGCGTTTCACATCAATCGAATGATTGATTTCCCATCATCACCCATATCCAACGGATATCTGTTTGCTTATCTGTATTTTGTGCGCCGATGAAATTTCCCACTGCACATCCATCCATTGTCGACGCatgaatataacataaatcCGAAAATATCGAGCATTTAATGGCGGCCCGGCCGCGGTCGCGAACGCGTGTAGTAAAACGGTTAAGTTACATTTTACACGCGGATTTCGGAACGTCAGCTAGGCGGGATACGACCGACGTAAAAGCCCGCCCTCAAAAAACAAACAGTATCGCCGGAGAGGAACATATGGCGCCGTACGATCGGGACTCATTAACGGCGGAGAAACGATGGAATACGAGTGAGAACCCGTAAGAAAGGAGGGTTAGCCCTCTCGTCGTCGTAAATTTAGTGGGAACAACTGCTTTCGCCTGCAAGCTTCACTTGCAACCCCGCCGCAACCGCAACCCCGGCCGAAACTGTAGCGCCGTTGAAAAACCTTACTGCGCAATAGATTTACACTCGAAATCAATTAGCTCCTAATTGACACGGATGAGTGAACGTGACACGAGTATCGTTTTATTGGAAAACTATAGAATATCGGCGACGTGTCAATCGTGCAAAAAGTTAATCTCAATATCGCTTACAACATTTccgttaatataaaataatgttctcTATAGGAAAAACATTcgcgcaataaataataatctatacTTGGTGATGGTcagatataacaatattataaatattataataaattataatgttacgCGGTAGTGGTGCGAATTAAATGTTGcttatcttaaataattctctgCATTTCTCTGTCACAAgacattaatcaattattctcGATATGTTTCTTACATTTCGTGATGCCGAAATCAAAATCACGATTAGTAATATGTAAAGGATCAGGTGCTCATCGGTCAAGGAAAAGTCGTCTGCCTCAACAAGCAGCCAGTCGGTGTCTCGTAAAACCTCGCGAAACTCAGCGGCGGTGCGGAAAGATTTACGATTCCAGCAAGAGGAGCGTAACATCCGTAATATCCTTTCTTCACGACGAGGCGGACGGTGATTTTTCATGCGGGTCATTCTTCTTTCGTCActtcgtttaattttattttaatacgaaaaaaatGGATCCCTCGAAACGCGCGTAACGCGCGAAATTCGCCTGCAGTGTCGAAACTCGAGAAGATTCTTttctcgagagagagagagagagagagagagagagagagagagagagacagttgtaaatatttgcacaACTCATTGACGGTGTCTGGCAGCACGCGCGACCAAATTTCGAGCacgtcaaaatatttaaagtcaaGAGCGCAATTAACGAGATCCCGTCCTTACTCCTTTAATCGGCGCTAGAAACGCGACGCTCTCGcttgtaattttatgttgtcagataatttttacaaaatcttatgaaaacatattcttaattataactaatattaattatcgctAAGCTTGTTAGAATTACGAACACAAAAATAGCgcctctctctttttattaccaaatattagTTAATGCCATATCAAATATTAGTTATTGCAACTCAATATGTCtattctatactttttttctatattgtatAGCAAACATGCAATGTTGTCTCGAGAACTAAGAAGCAAGAAAGTTTATTTTCGGCGACGACAATAATGAGTCATTTAGCGGAGAGTCGACAAAAAATAGACGTCACGAGAGAAAAATTCCGGCACGCTGGACCGAGCTGTGAAACGGGTCGCGTTTTTCTACGCTCAATTTAAACGCCGTCTACGTGACAAGCTCGAAACCATCGCACGCATTCGCGCGTATACCATGCGTAGATCGCGACGAGCCGTGGCAGGTTCGTGTGCAGTCGTTTCTCACATGTGTACCCTTTTCcctgcaaattttatttatcgtacGACTGATTCCAACGACCAAGAAATAAATCGGGCATGTCTTGTGGCGCGTGCgcgcagaaaaaaaagtaaaaataaaatctcggTTGACGGGGAATTCGGAGTGAAAAtactgtcaaaataaaaacagcCTTAGGCATATTACAGACAGAGCAACATTTCCTTATTTAACTTACAGCaattcgaaattaaaattaaatatttatagcataATATTTTGTGACTTTAGTGAGTCACAGAAGTAGATtcgga
This DNA window, taken from Linepithema humile isolate Giens D197 chromosome 7, Lhum_UNIL_v1.0, whole genome shotgun sequence, encodes the following:
- the LOC137001043 gene encoding uncharacterized protein, whose amino-acid sequence is MNRLLLFMLLTSIVLATESYINQDKKGKPDIRMIELVDNNSNKESNEILHVPDRQRRAVYSQERNDLCTKDEDCGLEAVCFARLICVMGTWRTLNSLETNTAN